A single genomic interval of Macadamia integrifolia cultivar HAES 741 chromosome 6, SCU_Mint_v3, whole genome shotgun sequence harbors:
- the LOC122082802 gene encoding 60S ribosomal protein L13-2 produces the protein MKHNNVVPSGHFRKHWQNYVKTWFNQPARKTRRRVARQKKAVKIFPRPTAGPLRPIVHGQTLKYNMKVRAGRGFSLEELKAAGIPKKLAPTIGISVDHRRRNRSLEGLQANVQRLKTYKAKLVVFPRRARKFKAGDSSPEELATATQINADFMPIVLEKPSVELVKVTDEMKSLNAYAKLRLERMNQRHIGARMKKAAEAEKEEKK, from the exons ATGAAGCATAACAATGTTGTGCCCAGTGGGCACTTCAGAAAGCACTGGCAGAATTATGTCAAGACATGGTTTAACCAGCCTGCTCGCAAGACCAGAAGACGTGTTG CAAGGCAAAAGAAAGCTGTGAAGATCTTCCCACGACCTACAGCTGGCCCTCTTCGTCCTATCGTCCATGGACAAACCTTAAAGTATAACATGAAAGTTAGAGCTGGCAGGGGGTTTTCTCTTGAAGAACTTAAG GCTGCAGGAATTCCAAAGAAACTTGCTCCAACTATTGGAATCTCAGTTGACCATCGCCGCAGGAACCGTTCCCTGGAGGGTCTTCAAGCTAATGTTCAGAGGCTGAAGACTTACAAGGCCAAGCTGGTTGTCTTCCCAAGGCGTGCCCGGAAATTCAAG GCGGGTGATTCTAGCCCAGAAGAATTGGCAACTGCCACTCAAATCAATGCTGATTTCATGCCTATTGTACTGGAGAAGCCATCTGTTGAGTTGGTTAAGGTTACAGATGAGATGAAATCATTGAATGCCTATGCCAAGTTGCGTCTCGAACGGATGAACCAGCGCCACATTGGAGCCAGGATGAAGAAGGCTGCAGAggcagagaaagaagagaagaaatag
- the LOC122081234 gene encoding tubby-like protein 8 encodes MVTPQTTMAGSKRSSVPRQASYNSLYVNPLNELKHNRSSSEGVHSISSTFGLRLCRNSSVITSDNKENLTPNIKQGLLDSKNKEYVVSSCSSDEKKEGENPDGKSPSSVGLKNRVLKPSSLQLCMQLNEPDSSFGSKIWDPIESDNSSRMNVWDHSDSEAAPASSWSTLPNRSLLCRPLPLDVGRCTCVIVKEASPEGLDGGNLYSLLTNEGHGRRDRKLAVAHHRRRNGRSEFIIAQNTKGISSCSDESFLGNVTANLMGSKYQIWGQGSQRDSLKKQPKQLLSIVSFIPTITTWTGSYRSMRAWIPKHQSMQLKSTTQIQHINGLPKDWEGKMNKVHQLFSRVPHYNNISRRYELDFRERGRAGLRIQSSVKNFQLTMEENGKQSILQLARVDKSKYLMDYRYPLTGYQAFCMCLASMDSKLCCTV; translated from the exons ATGGTAACTCCTCAGACTACCATGGCTggttcgaagagatcttcagtTCCACGCCAAGCTTCTTACAATTCCCTTTATGTCAATCCTCTCAATGAGCTAAAACACAACCGAAGCAGCAGTGAAGGAGTCCATAGCATTAGCAGCACTTTTGGGCTTCGGTTGTGCCGGAATTCCTCTGTTATCACTTCTGATAACAAGGAGAATCTCACTCCCAACATCAAACAAGGTCTTCTGGACAGTAAGAACAAAGAATATGTAGTGTCCAGTTGCAGTTCTGATGAAAAGAAAGAGGGGGAGAACCCAGATGGGAAATCTCCATCTTCTGTGGGTCTCAAAAATAGGGTCTTGAAGCCATCTTCTCTACAGCTCTGTATGCAGTTGAATGAACCAGATTCATCTTTTGGGTCTAAGATTTGGGATCCAATCGAGTCTGATAATTCGAGTAGAATGAATGTGTGGGATCATTCGGATTCCGAAGCTGCACCTGCATCATCTTGGTCAACTCTACCTAATAG ATCATTGTTGTGTAGGCCATTGCCTTTGGATGTAGGGAGGTGTACTTGTGTCATAGTAAAGGAAGCATCACCAGAAGGACTGGATGGTGGAAATCTATATTCACTTCTCACCAAT GAGGGTCATGGTCGACGAGATCGAAAACTTGCAGTGGCACATCATAGGCGGCGTAATGGGCGGTCTGAATTCATCATAGCTCAGAATACAAAGGGGATATCTAGCTGCTCAGATGAGAGCTTCTTGGGGAATGTAACAGCTAACCTTATGGGATCAAAGTACCAAATCTGGGGCCAG GGGAGCCAGCGTGATTCCTTAAAGAAACAGCCCAAGCAACTGCTTTCCATTGTATC ATTCATACCTACAATAACCACTTGGACTGGAAGTTACAGAAGCATGAGGGCATGGATACCGAAGCATCAATCTATGCAGTTAAAGAGTACAACTCAG ATTCAACATATCAATGGCCTTCCCAAGGACTGGGAGGGTAAGATGAACAAAGTTCATCAACTGTTCTCGAGGGTTCCACACTACAATAAT ATTTCAAGGCGATATGAATTAGACTTCAGAGAGAGGGGAAGAGCAGGACTTAGAATTCAAAGCTCAGTGAAAAACTTCCAGCTGACAATGGAG GAAAACGGAAAGCAGTCGATCCTGCAGCTAGCAAGGGTAGATAAGTCAAAGTACCTCATGGATTACAG ATATCCATTGACTGGTTACCAAGCTTTTTGTATGTGTCTGGCATCCATGGACTCAAAACTTTGTTGCACAGTGTAG
- the LOC122081407 gene encoding uncharacterized protein LOC122081407 isoform X2 gives MTILKLCFNPLLSLAGTNGMLDPWLQSKGLENADQVLAYFAISKLGEPPIDGITDTNPEGLTAAYGKWASAVAARLQSGGLSCKVLDKEAFQKQMLEKLIWICAFMLVGARHPGATVGVVEKEYRSEVGSLISELASAAAAEKGLVFEEAMEERLCAYSRAVAHFPTAVKEFKWRNGWFYSLTEKALAKGKSDPCPLHTAWLKELKIV, from the exons ATGACGATCTTGAAGCTGTGCTTCAATCCACTCCTCAGTCTCGCTGGAACG AATGGAATGCTTGATCCTTGGCTCCAGAGTAAAGGCCTTGAGAATGCAGACCAGGTATTGGCATATTTCGCCATCTCTAAGCTCGGTGAACCTCCcattgatggtattacagatACCAATCCAGAGGGCTTGACTGCTGCTTATGGCAAATGGGCTTCTGCTGTAGCTGCAAGATTACAGTCTGGTGGCCTTTCTTGCAAG GTGCTGGACAAGGAAGCTTTCCAGAAACAGATGTTGGAGAAATTGATATGGATATGTGCTTTCATGCTTGTTGGAGCTAGGCATCCGGGAGCCACTGTAGGGGTTGTGGAGAAGGAATACCGTTCTGAG GTTGGTAGCCTCATTTCAGAACTTGCTTCAGCTGCAGCGGCAGAGAAGGGTCTAGTGTTTGAAGAAGCCATGGAGGAGAGGTTATGTGCTTATTCAAGAGCAGTTGCACATTTTCCAACTGCTGTGAAAGAG TTCAAATGGAGGAATGGATGGTTCTATTCGCTCACCGAGAAGGCACTTGCCAAAGGGAAATCAGACCCATGCCCTTTACATACAGCATGGCTCAAGGAGCTGAAAATTGTGTAA
- the LOC122081407 gene encoding uncharacterized protein LOC122081407 isoform X1, with the protein MANAAAVYATSSLRHHWRRPSSSIRVRASTSMAATPSTTTTTSVVPAIIVGGGRVGKALQSMGTGNDVLVKRGESAPLDFPGPILVCTRNDDLEAVLQSTPQSRWNDLVFFQNGMLDPWLQSKGLENADQVLAYFAISKLGEPPIDGITDTNPEGLTAAYGKWASAVAARLQSGGLSCKVLDKEAFQKQMLEKLIWICAFMLVGARHPGATVGVVEKEYRSEVGSLISELASAAAAEKGLVFEEAMEERLCAYSRAVAHFPTAVKEFKWRNGWFYSLTEKALAKGKSDPCPLHTAWLKELKIV; encoded by the exons ATGGCCAACGCAGCAGCAGTCTACGCTACTAGCTCACTTCGACACCATTGGAGAAGGCCATCATCATCCATCAGGGTTAGGGCATCGACATCCATGGCCGCTACcccttccaccaccaccactaccagtGTTGTTCCTGCAATTATCGTCGGAGGTGGACGTGTAGGAAAAGCCTTGCAGAGCATGGGTACCGGCAATGATGTTCTTGTGAAGAGAGGTGAATCAGCGCCTCTTGATTTCCCTGGACCCATCTTAGTCTGCACCAGAAATGACGATCTTGAAGCTGTGCTTCAATCCACTCCTCAGTCTCGCTGGAACG ATTTGGTTTTCTTCCAGAATGGAATGCTTGATCCTTGGCTCCAGAGTAAAGGCCTTGAGAATGCAGACCAGGTATTGGCATATTTCGCCATCTCTAAGCTCGGTGAACCTCCcattgatggtattacagatACCAATCCAGAGGGCTTGACTGCTGCTTATGGCAAATGGGCTTCTGCTGTAGCTGCAAGATTACAGTCTGGTGGCCTTTCTTGCAAG GTGCTGGACAAGGAAGCTTTCCAGAAACAGATGTTGGAGAAATTGATATGGATATGTGCTTTCATGCTTGTTGGAGCTAGGCATCCGGGAGCCACTGTAGGGGTTGTGGAGAAGGAATACCGTTCTGAG GTTGGTAGCCTCATTTCAGAACTTGCTTCAGCTGCAGCGGCAGAGAAGGGTCTAGTGTTTGAAGAAGCCATGGAGGAGAGGTTATGTGCTTATTCAAGAGCAGTTGCACATTTTCCAACTGCTGTGAAAGAG TTCAAATGGAGGAATGGATGGTTCTATTCGCTCACCGAGAAGGCACTTGCCAAAGGGAAATCAGACCCATGCCCTTTACATACAGCATGGCTCAAGGAGCTGAAAATTGTGTAA